One segment of Halorubellus sp. JP-L1 DNA contains the following:
- a CDS encoding polysaccharide deacetylase family protein: MGSVVFSLDAELAWGFADRDDPPVERVEAARDAWTWLLDLFDEHSVPATWAVVGHLFLEDCDGRHATQSAPDDWFAFERTTYAKRPDLRFGPDLVDAIAAARADHEIGSHSFAHLLFDDDDLSRTAADADVERAVAVAADHGIDLDAFVFPRNVVGHRDVLADHGFRTYRAAGAGTRSRLARVTGKLRGVMDPDRLPLVEPTVDEHGLVAVPPSLYLFGFEGVARDVLSTVWTDPVVRQAHWLVDRAATEDGVCHLWLHPNNVVDDAARDRLRAIVEHVGRRRDQGLVDVETMGDVADRVLEDDATHAP; encoded by the coding sequence GTGGGCTCGGTCGTGTTCTCCCTCGATGCCGAACTGGCGTGGGGGTTCGCCGACCGCGACGACCCACCCGTCGAGCGCGTCGAGGCCGCCCGCGACGCCTGGACGTGGCTGCTCGACCTGTTCGACGAGCACTCGGTCCCGGCGACGTGGGCGGTCGTCGGCCACCTCTTCCTCGAGGACTGCGATGGCCGGCACGCGACGCAGTCCGCTCCCGATGACTGGTTCGCGTTCGAACGCACGACGTACGCGAAGCGGCCCGACCTCCGATTCGGCCCCGACCTCGTCGACGCGATCGCGGCCGCTCGCGCCGACCACGAGATCGGGTCGCACTCGTTCGCGCACCTCCTGTTCGACGACGACGACCTGTCCCGGACTGCCGCCGACGCCGACGTCGAGCGCGCGGTCGCGGTCGCCGCCGACCACGGCATCGACCTCGACGCGTTCGTCTTCCCGCGGAACGTCGTCGGGCACCGGGACGTCCTCGCGGACCACGGCTTCCGCACGTACCGCGCAGCCGGCGCTGGCACGCGATCGCGGCTGGCTCGCGTCACCGGCAAGCTCCGCGGCGTGATGGACCCGGACCGCCTGCCGCTCGTCGAGCCGACCGTCGACGAGCACGGACTCGTCGCCGTTCCCCCGTCGCTGTACCTGTTCGGGTTCGAGGGCGTCGCGCGCGACGTCCTCTCGACGGTCTGGACGGACCCCGTGGTCCGCCAGGCGCACTGGCTCGTCGACCGCGCCGCGACCGAGGATGGCGTCTGTCACCTTTGGCTGCACCCGAACAACGTCGTCGACGACGCGGCGCGCGACCGACTCCGGGCGATCGTCGAGCACGTCGGCCGCCGCCGCGACCAGGGCCTCGTCGACGTCGAAACGATGGGCGACGTCGCCGACCGCGTCCTCGAGGACGACGCGACGCACGCCCCGTGA
- a CDS encoding Gfo/Idh/MocA family protein translates to MTSRRRGKEPMAAAVVGVGSMGRQHARVYSELPGIDLVGVHDADAESAEDVADAYETESLSMAEVLDAATVVSVAVPTEHHYDVVKTCLENDVNVLVEKPFVTDREQGEELATLARQRGLVLQVGHIERFNPATRVLKDVVPDLDLVAFDVQRLGPPIDRDIEDSVVLDLMVHDLDILLALVDSPVEEVTAAANGRQYALANLVFEDGTVASLTASRRTRQKIRQLSVTAESCRVNVDFIDQAVDIHRESFPEYVESNGDIRYRHESVVEQPMVENGEPLKAELESFVTAVREGTPAEVTPEDALRVQELAERIEAIALEERREVRAR, encoded by the coding sequence ATGACGTCACGTCGCCGCGGCAAGGAGCCGATGGCGGCGGCCGTCGTCGGTGTCGGATCGATGGGTCGACAGCACGCTCGCGTCTACAGCGAACTGCCGGGCATCGACCTCGTTGGCGTCCACGACGCCGACGCCGAGAGCGCCGAGGACGTCGCTGACGCCTACGAGACCGAGTCGCTCTCGATGGCCGAGGTGCTCGACGCTGCGACGGTCGTCTCCGTCGCCGTGCCGACAGAACACCACTACGACGTGGTGAAGACGTGCCTGGAGAACGACGTGAACGTACTCGTTGAGAAGCCGTTCGTCACCGACCGCGAACAGGGAGAGGAGCTCGCGACGCTCGCGCGACAGCGCGGCCTCGTCCTCCAGGTCGGGCACATTGAGCGGTTCAATCCGGCGACGCGCGTCCTCAAGGACGTCGTCCCGGACCTCGACCTCGTGGCGTTCGACGTGCAGCGGCTCGGACCGCCGATCGACCGCGACATCGAGGACAGCGTCGTCCTGGACCTCATGGTACACGACCTCGACATCCTCCTGGCGCTCGTCGACTCGCCCGTCGAGGAGGTGACTGCGGCGGCGAACGGCCGCCAGTACGCCCTCGCGAACCTCGTGTTCGAGGACGGGACGGTCGCGTCGCTGACGGCGAGCCGGCGGACGCGACAGAAGATCCGCCAGCTGTCGGTGACCGCGGAGTCCTGTCGCGTGAACGTGGACTTCATCGATCAGGCGGTCGACATCCACCGGGAGTCGTTCCCGGAGTACGTCGAGTCGAACGGCGACATCCGGTACCGTCACGAGAGCGTCGTCGAGCAGCCGATGGTGGAAAACGGCGAGCCGCTGAAGGCCGAACTGGAGTCGTTCGTGACCGCGGTCCGCGAGGGGACGCCGGCGGAGGTGACGCCGGAGGACGCGCTGCGCGTCCAGGAGCTCGCCGAACGCATCGAGGCGATCGCGCTCGAGGAACGGCGGGAGGTGCGGGCGCGATGA
- a CDS encoding nucleotide sugar dehydrogenase, whose translation MQSVGERGRPAYDPSASDEDLREAFLAGDVPVAVYGLGKMGLPLAAVYADVCGAVTGVDVDESVVDTVGAGDCHVDREPGLDDLVANVVDRGALTASSDPVAAARAASVHVLMVPTLLDGHEPDLSTVEQAVESIGAGLSPGDLVVVECTVPPRTTREVVVPALSNASGLVPGEFGAAACPERTSSGRALADVRGTHPKVVGGVDAESTRAARVIYGEITSNDVLTTSDAATAEAVKVFEGVYRDVNIAVANQLARFSRAMDLDVNEAIEVANTQPYCDIHTPGPGVGGHCIPVYPYFLAGAFDVDAPLLHAARGVNDEMPAHAVALLEAMLDAHPPESEPGTVLVLGLAYRGNVAELRYSPGPVVASELADAGHRVLAADPLVDDWTAFEDVERVPTDAIASESVDAVAVLAGHDEFRDLDWAAFDAPILDGRFVVPDGVDAPVYTIGGRWP comes from the coding sequence GTGCAGTCTGTCGGTGAACGCGGCCGGCCGGCGTACGATCCGTCGGCCTCGGACGAAGACCTCCGAGAGGCGTTCCTCGCCGGCGACGTCCCGGTCGCGGTGTACGGCCTCGGGAAGATGGGACTGCCGCTCGCGGCCGTGTACGCGGACGTCTGCGGTGCGGTGACGGGCGTGGACGTCGACGAGTCCGTCGTCGACACGGTCGGCGCAGGCGACTGTCACGTCGACCGGGAGCCGGGACTGGACGACCTCGTCGCGAACGTCGTCGACCGCGGTGCGTTGACGGCGTCGAGCGACCCGGTCGCGGCGGCGCGCGCGGCGAGCGTGCACGTCCTGATGGTGCCGACGCTCCTCGACGGCCACGAGCCGGACCTGTCGACGGTCGAGCAGGCCGTCGAGAGCATCGGCGCGGGCCTGTCGCCGGGCGACCTCGTCGTCGTCGAGTGCACGGTGCCGCCGCGGACGACTCGCGAGGTCGTGGTGCCGGCGCTCTCGAACGCGAGCGGGCTGGTGCCCGGCGAGTTCGGCGCGGCTGCGTGCCCGGAACGGACGTCGAGCGGGCGTGCGCTCGCGGACGTCAGGGGCACGCACCCGAAGGTCGTCGGTGGCGTGGACGCCGAGAGTACGCGCGCCGCTCGCGTCATCTACGGCGAGATCACGTCGAACGACGTGCTGACGACGTCGGACGCTGCGACCGCTGAAGCGGTGAAGGTCTTCGAGGGCGTGTACCGGGACGTGAACATCGCGGTCGCCAACCAGCTCGCGCGGTTCTCGCGAGCGATGGACCTCGACGTGAACGAGGCGATCGAGGTCGCGAACACGCAGCCGTACTGCGACATCCACACGCCCGGCCCGGGCGTCGGCGGGCACTGCATCCCCGTGTACCCGTACTTCCTCGCGGGCGCGTTCGACGTCGACGCGCCCCTCCTGCACGCCGCTCGCGGCGTGAACGACGAGATGCCCGCGCACGCGGTCGCGCTCCTCGAAGCGATGCTCGACGCGCATCCCCCCGAAAGCGAGCCGGGAACGGTTCTGGTGCTCGGGCTCGCGTACCGCGGGAACGTCGCCGAGCTCCGATACTCGCCAGGGCCGGTCGTGGCGAGCGAGCTCGCCGACGCCGGCCATCGCGTCCTCGCCGCGGACCCGCTCGTCGACGACTGGACGGCGTTCGAGGACGTCGAACGCGTGCCGACGGACGCCATCGCGTCGGAATCGGTGGACGCGGTCGCGGTGCTCGCCGGCCACGACGAGTTCCGCGACCTGGACTGGGCGGCGTTCGACGCGCCGATACTGGACGGGCGGTTCGTCGTCCCCGACGGCGTCGACGCGCCGGTCTACACCATCGGCGGGAGGTGGCCGTAG
- a CDS encoding DUF354 domain-containing protein, producing the protein MARADRGTTTATDDATGEDVPMDGDAKTSGPPTGDGATGIDAETGDVAPSGSDATRTGGGKRILFNVGHPAQVHLFRNAIAELQARGHETLVASRHKEVTVDLLDAYDIEHVPMTEQADSFGGLMVEMLRNERRLLGLAREFEPDVIVSRLAPPPVHVSKLVGCKNVIVCDTLKGSTAMRRINHALTLRWVDRILVPDQFELDVDPLKRRHLAIQELAYLDPEHFEPDPSVLADHGIDPEEPYFFLRLAGWDAYHDAGQQGLSVEGIRELVAFLEDHGTVYLSAENGVPDDLAHLTLSTPPEDVHHVMYYADLYLGDSGTMSAEAAILGTPAIRTNSYVGNTGEMVYRTLGDYGLLHSIATEREAIETAKALAVDPPSADEIERRRERLFREQLDVTGTMVDEILAVAGAEVTDDA; encoded by the coding sequence ATGGCCCGAGCCGACCGCGGGACGACGACTGCCACCGACGACGCGACCGGCGAGGACGTGCCGATGGACGGCGACGCGAAGACGAGCGGCCCCCCGACCGGCGACGGCGCGACCGGCATCGACGCCGAAACCGGCGACGTCGCGCCGTCGGGGAGCGACGCGACGAGAACGGGCGGCGGAAAGCGAATCCTGTTCAACGTCGGACATCCGGCGCAAGTGCACCTGTTCCGGAACGCGATCGCGGAACTCCAGGCGCGCGGGCACGAGACGCTCGTCGCGTCCCGCCACAAGGAGGTGACCGTCGACCTGCTGGACGCGTACGACATCGAGCACGTACCGATGACCGAGCAAGCGGACTCCTTCGGCGGCCTGATGGTCGAGATGCTCCGGAACGAGCGACGGCTCCTCGGGCTCGCTCGCGAGTTCGAACCGGACGTCATCGTGAGCCGACTCGCCCCGCCGCCCGTGCACGTCTCGAAGCTCGTCGGGTGCAAGAACGTCATCGTCTGCGACACCCTGAAGGGATCGACGGCGATGCGCCGGATCAATCACGCGCTCACGCTCCGCTGGGTCGACCGCATCCTCGTTCCCGATCAGTTCGAGCTCGACGTCGACCCCCTGAAGCGTCGGCACCTCGCCATCCAGGAGCTCGCGTACCTCGACCCGGAGCACTTCGAGCCCGACCCGAGCGTGCTCGCGGACCACGGCATCGACCCGGAGGAGCCGTACTTCTTCCTTCGACTCGCCGGCTGGGACGCGTACCACGACGCCGGCCAGCAGGGGCTCTCGGTCGAGGGCATCCGGGAGCTCGTCGCCTTCCTCGAGGACCACGGGACCGTCTATCTGTCCGCCGAGAACGGGGTGCCCGATGACCTCGCGCACCTCACGCTCTCGACGCCTCCCGAGGACGTCCACCACGTCATGTACTACGCGGACCTCTACCTCGGCGACTCCGGGACGATGAGCGCCGAAGCAGCGATCCTCGGGACGCCCGCGATCCGGACGAACTCCTACGTCGGGAACACCGGCGAGATGGTGTACCGGACGCTCGGGGACTACGGCCTCCTGCACTCGATCGCGACGGAACGGGAGGCGATCGAGACCGCGAAAGCGCTCGCGGTCGACCCGCCGTCGGCCGACGAGATCGAACGCCGCCGAGAGCGCCTGTTCCGCGAGCAACTCGACGTCACGGGGACGATGGTCGACGAGATACTGGCAGTCGCCGGCGCGGAGGTGACCGACGATGCCTGA
- a CDS encoding sulfatase-like hydrolase/transferase — translation MSDQRPNVVLVSIDSLRADHCGHLGDDDDLTPTLDALAADGVAFRNAVAPGPQTFSSMPVAFTGEYRPPNSLDATVADDHWTRRMAAIDRHVSRYETIPERLSRRGYDTAGFSPNPWTSTISGFDRGFDHFVDISDGDDTRLRDRIAERLFGPSPDRKALELAKHLVTGSSFFAQWDSFYDDVRECVADLEEPYFLWVFLMDTHFPFVTTRKHRVERSALGMYYNTARSQGAMRGTEDSMPKAVARSTRASYRDTVRAADDFLDAITTDLAADDPVTVVHSDHGESFGDHGNYGHHHRCVYEENVHVPFVVHGADVRASVDRPTSLAALPDIIDDVADTGTFDPMAASSDVAVASSEGGRHRAARGERFKFVDDDGDEVLYDLLNDPRETEDASAGNGATRRRLARTLRTHDDHLDELARLDRATRTVATAADL, via the coding sequence ATGAGTGACCAACGACCGAACGTCGTCCTCGTGTCGATCGACAGCCTCCGAGCCGACCACTGCGGCCACCTCGGCGACGACGACGACCTCACGCCGACGCTCGACGCGCTCGCCGCCGACGGCGTCGCGTTCCGCAACGCCGTCGCGCCCGGCCCGCAGACGTTCTCCTCGATGCCGGTGGCGTTCACGGGCGAGTACCGCCCGCCGAACTCGCTCGACGCCACCGTCGCCGACGACCACTGGACGCGCCGGATGGCGGCCATCGACCGGCACGTCTCGCGGTACGAGACCATCCCCGAGCGCCTCTCCCGGCGCGGCTACGACACCGCCGGCTTCAGTCCGAACCCGTGGACGTCAACCATATCGGGATTCGACCGCGGATTCGATCACTTCGTCGACATCTCCGACGGCGACGACACCCGACTCCGCGACCGCATCGCGGAGCGACTGTTCGGCCCGAGCCCCGACCGGAAGGCGCTCGAGCTCGCAAAGCACCTCGTCACCGGGTCGTCGTTCTTCGCGCAGTGGGACTCGTTCTACGACGACGTCCGCGAGTGCGTCGCCGACCTCGAGGAACCGTACTTCCTCTGGGTGTTCCTGATGGACACGCACTTCCCGTTCGTGACGACGCGCAAGCATCGCGTCGAACGCTCCGCACTCGGGATGTACTACAACACCGCCCGCTCTCAGGGTGCGATGCGCGGCACCGAGGACTCGATGCCGAAGGCGGTCGCGCGCTCGACGCGAGCCAGCTACCGCGACACGGTCCGCGCCGCGGACGACTTCCTCGACGCCATCACGACGGACCTCGCCGCCGACGACCCGGTGACGGTCGTCCATTCGGATCACGGCGAGTCGTTCGGCGATCACGGCAACTACGGCCACCACCACCGGTGCGTGTACGAGGAGAACGTCCACGTCCCGTTCGTCGTCCACGGCGCTGACGTCCGCGCGTCGGTCGACCGCCCGACCTCGCTCGCTGCACTCCCTGACATCATCGACGACGTTGCGGACACCGGGACGTTCGACCCGATGGCGGCGAGCAGCGACGTCGCGGTCGCCTCGAGCGAGGGCGGCAGGCACCGGGCCGCCCGCGGCGAGCGCTTCAAGTTCGTCGACGACGACGGCGACGAGGTCCTCTACGACCTCCTGAACGACCCGCGCGAGACCGAGGACGCGTCCGCCGGCAACGGCGCCACGCGCCGCCGCCTGGCCCGAACCCTCCGCACGCACGACGACCACCTCGACGAACTCGCGCGCCTCGACCGCGCGACCCGCACCGTCGCCACCGCCGCCGACCTCTGA
- a CDS encoding glycosyltransferase produces the protein MRVLKLVTNDEAEFFRTQVESIRRQGVDVDVLPVPGQRVATDDRTESRSIANYLRYYPQVLRASFGDYDVLHAHYGLTAPAAIAQPNLPVVVSYWGSDVMGSMRPVSRFCSRFADETIVVSAEMAEIVGGDPHVVPHGIDMDVFRPFDGSVARDVVGWRQDAKHVLFPYAKQRPVKDYPRAERVVEAVRERFARTPLTVDAGPGAASTGAGMEVELHSLHDVAHHRMPLYLNAADAVLMTSKTEGSPNAVKEALSCNVPVVSTDVGDVAELVDGVENANVADTDEGLADALADVLERGEPSTGRTAIEPLSVDRIAERICGIYDEVVA, from the coding sequence ATGCGCGTCCTCAAACTCGTCACGAACGACGAGGCGGAGTTCTTCAGGACTCAGGTCGAGTCCATCCGCCGACAGGGGGTCGACGTCGACGTGCTGCCCGTCCCAGGGCAGCGGGTCGCGACCGACGACCGGACGGAGTCCCGGTCGATCGCGAACTACCTCCGGTACTATCCGCAGGTCCTCAGGGCGTCGTTCGGCGACTACGACGTCCTCCACGCACATTACGGACTGACGGCGCCGGCGGCGATCGCGCAACCGAACCTGCCGGTGGTGGTGTCGTACTGGGGGTCCGACGTGATGGGGTCGATGCGGCCGGTCAGTCGATTCTGTTCGCGGTTCGCGGACGAGACGATCGTCGTGAGCGCGGAGATGGCAGAGATCGTCGGCGGCGACCCCCACGTCGTCCCACACGGCATCGACATGGACGTGTTCCGGCCGTTCGACGGGTCGGTCGCGCGCGACGTCGTCGGCTGGCGCCAGGATGCGAAGCACGTGCTGTTCCCGTACGCGAAGCAGCGACCGGTGAAGGACTACCCGCGCGCGGAGCGCGTCGTCGAGGCAGTTCGGGAGCGCTTCGCGCGCACGCCGTTGACAGTCGACGCCGGCCCGGGGGCGGCGTCGACGGGAGCAGGCATGGAGGTGGAGCTGCACTCGCTGCACGACGTCGCGCACCACCGGATGCCGCTGTACCTGAACGCCGCCGACGCCGTCCTGATGACCTCGAAGACGGAGGGGTCGCCAAACGCCGTGAAGGAGGCGCTGTCCTGTAACGTCCCGGTCGTGTCGACCGACGTCGGAGACGTCGCCGAACTCGTCGACGGCGTCGAGAACGCGAACGTCGCCGACACCGACGAGGGACTCGCCGACGCGCTCGCTGACGTGCTCGAACGCGGCGAACCGTCCACGGGGCGGACCGCCATCGAGCCGCTGTCCGTCGACCGGATCGCCGAACGCATCTGTGGGATCTACGACGAGGTGGTCGCTTGA
- a CDS encoding glycosyltransferase family 39 protein: MSHPNQLGERLLGADVDVRLAKVGVVASVFLLGLRLLAEQVFLVVIPVAVGVACTTYLATHDRVMQEVALPRLSRSIAGYLPALVVASTALLVAAVRLTGGRSLPVLLLTGGIGAILLVQILLVEDDALHPPVVLFEILAVALAVRLGALFAVPGFVGQDIWVHGPIWVEGVAASGSLQPLAESKYLLAPLYHALGALGALVTGSARTGIYLTVGLVVPLSALFVYGIGALFVPARWALAATALYAFADQFVRWGIHLIPTSLGLAFFLGVLYCTLKVVYTDADRWASALLVAFSLAVVFTHQVSTAIMLIVLAVAVAVGVALDVLSSDGWRQSTVGLAVAFAVSTVATLTSWSMAPWTGGGAEVGEGGFLVKMLRVLQITVLEDAGFLNLESTSEPAAGPTAAPPPTFLDTLVPYLELTGFMLLLSAAVVGGLVMLRWQRRRDATLILLLAGAVMFVFTFGFNVFGITVFLPGRWIGFLYIPLALVAAVGLFHVASHAPRGVLVAVVLVFAFAYPTTMAVAEKATLDDPAFEDRHARAAYTESEIAGAETIQSVLPPASADRVRTDYPYWRLYHPESTPPAAVLQVDRTGPVTDDPIVYRTYQGTGAASFHYGDDPPFASTQVPYDKSTVCPDGRNYVYANDDVLLCTTPADEEVSDG; the protein is encoded by the coding sequence GTGAGTCACCCGAACCAGCTCGGTGAGCGCCTCCTCGGAGCGGACGTCGACGTCCGCCTCGCGAAGGTCGGGGTCGTCGCGTCCGTCTTCCTCCTCGGCCTCCGGTTGCTCGCCGAACAAGTTTTCCTCGTCGTCATCCCCGTCGCCGTCGGCGTCGCGTGCACGACGTACCTCGCGACGCACGACCGCGTGATGCAGGAGGTCGCGCTCCCGCGACTGTCCCGGTCGATCGCCGGCTACCTGCCGGCGCTCGTCGTCGCCAGCACCGCACTCCTCGTTGCCGCGGTCAGACTCACGGGCGGCCGGTCGCTCCCCGTCCTACTGTTGACCGGCGGGATCGGTGCCATCCTCCTCGTCCAGATCCTCCTCGTCGAGGACGACGCCCTCCACCCGCCGGTCGTCCTGTTCGAGATCCTCGCCGTCGCGCTCGCCGTGCGCCTCGGCGCGCTGTTCGCGGTCCCCGGGTTCGTAGGCCAGGACATCTGGGTGCACGGCCCCATCTGGGTCGAGGGCGTCGCCGCGAGCGGGAGCCTCCAGCCGCTCGCCGAGAGCAAGTACCTGCTCGCGCCGCTGTACCACGCACTCGGGGCTCTCGGCGCACTGGTCACGGGGTCGGCACGAACCGGGATCTACCTCACCGTCGGCCTGGTCGTCCCGCTGTCCGCGCTGTTCGTGTACGGCATCGGGGCGCTGTTCGTGCCCGCGCGGTGGGCGCTCGCCGCGACCGCGCTGTACGCGTTCGCCGACCAGTTCGTCCGCTGGGGCATCCACCTCATCCCGACGAGCCTCGGTCTCGCGTTCTTCCTCGGCGTCCTGTACTGCACGCTCAAGGTCGTGTACACGGACGCAGACCGCTGGGCGTCCGCGCTCCTGGTCGCGTTCAGTCTCGCGGTGGTGTTCACGCACCAGGTATCGACCGCGATCATGCTCATCGTGCTCGCCGTCGCGGTCGCCGTCGGCGTCGCACTCGACGTCCTCTCGAGCGACGGGTGGCGGCAGAGCACGGTCGGGCTCGCGGTCGCGTTCGCGGTGTCGACCGTCGCAACCCTCACGTCGTGGTCGATGGCACCCTGGACGGGCGGGGGCGCCGAAGTCGGCGAGGGTGGATTCCTCGTGAAGATGCTGCGCGTGCTTCAGATCACGGTCCTCGAAGACGCCGGGTTCCTGAACCTCGAGAGCACGTCCGAACCGGCAGCTGGACCGACGGCCGCACCCCCGCCGACGTTCCTCGACACGCTCGTCCCGTACCTCGAGCTGACGGGTTTCATGCTCCTGCTTTCGGCCGCGGTCGTCGGCGGACTCGTGATGCTGCGCTGGCAGCGTCGCCGGGACGCGACCTTGATCCTCCTCCTCGCCGGCGCCGTCATGTTCGTGTTCACGTTCGGATTCAACGTCTTCGGGATCACCGTCTTCCTCCCCGGGCGTTGGATCGGGTTCCTCTACATCCCGCTCGCGCTCGTCGCCGCCGTCGGCCTGTTCCACGTGGCGTCGCACGCGCCACGGGGGGTGCTGGTCGCGGTCGTGCTCGTGTTCGCGTTCGCGTACCCGACGACGATGGCGGTCGCTGAGAAGGCAACGCTCGACGATCCCGCGTTCGAGGACCGGCACGCACGAGCGGCGTACACGGAGTCGGAGATCGCGGGGGCCGAGACCATACAGTCGGTGCTCCCGCCGGCGTCCGCCGACCGCGTCCGCACGGACTACCCGTACTGGCGGCTGTATCATCCGGAGTCGACGCCGCCAGCCGCCGTGCTGCAGGTGGATCGGACCGGGCCGGTGACGGACGACCCGATCGTGTATCGCACGTATCAGGGGACGGGTGCGGCGTCGTTCCACTACGGTGACGACCCCCCGTTCGCGTCGACGCAGGTACCGTACGACAAGTCGACGGTGTGTCCGGACGGCCGGAACTACGTGTACGCGAACGACGACGTCCTGCTGTGTACGACGCCGGCCGACGAGGAGGTGAGCGACGGATGA
- a CDS encoding DUF1616 domain-containing protein, with the protein MSDWRWTADLVLALGLAVLAVATFAVGAVPWPIRWAVGIPLLVFVPGYALVAATFPERAVDEGTSDGVESGTPGWAVLLGIAVLASAVASAVVATAFAAVGALSLLPVAAVLVGVTAVGAGVAALRRSLVDPQYRRAPLRTGVSSTATASLPGTRRQNLALAGAVVVLVAAAGLTAAFPATGEAYSEFYVLQEDDSGDLVAEGYPSEVVAGEGHTFHLAVENREQRSVDYTVVVVAQNVSDGEVIEQRRLDTASVSLEHGQRRVLARDVVPETTGEDVRIRFFLYKGDVPSTASEASADTTLQVWTDVVAGNSTTADEDTTARTGTTANAIAPATPSAATALAAHRPR; encoded by the coding sequence ATGAGCGACTGGCGCTGGACAGCCGACCTCGTACTCGCGCTCGGCCTCGCGGTGCTCGCGGTGGCGACGTTCGCGGTTGGCGCGGTCCCGTGGCCGATCCGGTGGGCCGTCGGCATCCCCTTGCTCGTGTTCGTTCCGGGGTACGCGCTCGTCGCTGCGACGTTCCCGGAGCGGGCGGTGGACGAGGGGACGTCGGACGGCGTGGAGTCGGGGACGCCGGGCTGGGCGGTACTGCTCGGCATCGCGGTGCTCGCGAGTGCGGTCGCGAGCGCGGTCGTCGCGACGGCGTTCGCGGCGGTCGGCGCGCTCTCGCTCCTGCCGGTCGCGGCGGTGCTCGTCGGCGTCACCGCGGTCGGCGCCGGCGTCGCCGCGCTCCGCCGGTCGCTGGTCGACCCGCAGTATCGCCGCGCGCCGCTGCGTACAGGTGTCTCGTCGACGGCGACGGCGTCGCTCCCGGGAACGAGACGGCAGAACCTCGCGCTCGCGGGCGCGGTCGTCGTGCTCGTCGCCGCGGCGGGACTGACCGCGGCGTTCCCGGCGACCGGCGAGGCGTACTCGGAGTTCTACGTCCTCCAGGAGGACGACTCCGGCGACCTCGTCGCGGAGGGCTACCCGAGCGAGGTCGTCGCCGGCGAGGGCCACACGTTCCACCTGGCCGTCGAGAACCGCGAGCAGCGGTCCGTGGACTACACGGTCGTCGTGGTCGCGCAGAACGTCTCGGACGGCGAGGTGATCGAGCAGCGACGCCTGGATACGGCGTCGGTGTCGCTCGAACACGGCCAGCGGCGCGTGCTCGCTCGGGACGTGGTCCCGGAGACGACCGGTGAGGACGTCCGCATCCGGTTCTTCCTCTACAAGGGCGACGTGCCGTCGACCGCGAGCGAGGCGTCCGCGGACACGACGCTCCAGGTCTGGACGGACGTCGTCGCGGGGAACTCGACCACTGCCGACGAGGATACGACCGCACGGACCGGAACCACGGCGAACGCGATCGCGCCTGCGACCCCCTCGGCCGCGACCGCGCTAGCGGCCCACCGACCGCGCTAG